CTTTTGTTAGCTATGATTTGTGTGTACTTTTCTTTCTTTGATATGTTTGTTATACTAACTTATAAGTTTAATTTGAAATACTGCAGAAACGTTGGATGCTAATAAAGAAGTTAATAGTGTTGGCATTGATGTGAATGGTCGCTTGCCCGAACTGCATGAATCGACAGAACCTGAAAGAAACCAGAGAAATGGAAGGCATAACTTGCGGAAAAGCCTAGCCTGGGACCCTGCCTTCTCCACCAATGAGGGTAATCTTTCTATATTCCTGCATTCGAATCAATAGAATTCAATATATTAGAACTCGGTTGATAAAATAGTTTTCTGAACTTTCAGGAGTACTAGACCCAGAAGAAATGTCAAGCATGATTACCAAATCAGATAAAAATGAAAAGCATATATTACCAGGGATTCAAGAAGAACTGACAGGGTCAACTGAGTCTATCTCTACTCTTCGAAGTGATAGTTTGATTCTAGAAAGCAATGATGATGACTTGTTTTTGGACATTAGAGCTTCCATCCAAAGATCCAGTAAGAAAGCACCCAACTTGATCAATTCAAGCAGTAAGATAGCAGCTATGGTGCTAAATGGCCCGGCCATTTCATGTGAGcaagatatttttatttgagATATTCAGTTTTTTTCAATGAGGGTGGTTATGTGCAGCTTGATTAGTGATGAAGTATTTCCATTCCATGTAAATTGCTAATACTTACAATTGATTTAAATTGGTTTGAAGATGCCACTAATGAATCACAGACATCCATTGAGGGAAACGTGAAGTTAGTACCTTAACTCTGTCCTGTAGGCTAGAGAATCATGAATTTCATATGCTTGTGTGGTTTTAGATTCAGTCCATCCCTCAAGAAAATAGAGAAGAGGATTGGATAGTAATTTCAGATAAATGATGAAGCACATGGTCCATTGCATCCTCAATAAAATATAGCTTGATTATGAGTTAGATAATTTGTCGTTTGAGTAACTTGTTCATGTATTGGGCATTTTGGCTCCAGATTCTGTAAATAGAACTAATATTTTGTTCAATTGCAGCTCCAAAGAAGGAAGATGTTGTTTCTAAAAATAAGGTAAACTTGGTTACTGTGAAGTTACCAGTGGCAAAAGTATCTTGattgttttaacttttaaccTGGTGGCTCTACTTCAAATGTGCAGTGCCAAAAACCAGGTGTGAAGAAAACTACTGGCCTGCAGACTGTCCGGATGTCAAAATCTCAGCTAAAACCAATTGGGAAGTTAGCATCAGGAAGATCAATCAAGCCGGATTCTGTTCAATCACAGGTGACATTGCCATGCTATTGCATATTTGCGGAAAATTCTACTATTTTGAAGCCACTTCTATGTTTATATTTGAAAAAAGGAATTTTAATTGGCCTTTATTTCCATTACATCATGACACTTAAATGCTGTATATTGCTCACATAAACTCAGTGGTTATTTTTACCATGTTGTGTTGTTTCTATTCAGATCAATAGAACTCCTTCTGTAACTGTTTGTTGATATCCATTTAGTCTATTTCCATTGCTGTTATGAATGTGTATATTCTTACAAAATTATATACTTCCATGACATCCTTACATATTTCAACTTACAACgaatattttgtaaatattctGCTATCTATAGGTCTTATTTAGTCAATATAAGGTATATCCCCTTTTGTATCTATGTTTTGTTTTCCGAAGTTGtaataatttttactttttttttccaatcTAATCAGCTACTTTTACACGTATCATTCATATTGTATAACTGAAATGATTGACACAAACCATATCTGCTTAGGCTGGATCTATTGGTAAAAGTGGAGAGACGAATTCAGTTGTTTCCAAACCACTCAAAACCATTAGCAGCTATGTTCCCTCTTCAACTGCAGCAAAGCGGGAGTCTCTTGGAATCGGTCGTCTCAAACCTGAATGTGGTAGCTCTAAAAGTGGAGAGACGAATTCAGTTGTTCCCAAACGACTCAAAACTGTTAGCAGCTATGTTCCCTCCTCAACCGCAGCAAAGCGGGAGTTTCTTGGAATTGGTCGTCTCAAACCTGAATGTGGTAGCTCTAAACAAGGTGACAAAAGGTCAACTATTAAGAACATTATCTTATGATTACAAAGCATTTCCTGATTGTGCTATTGTTAACTTCTAGAATCTGTCTCTGGAAAAGTGACTCAGCTACACAAAGTGTCTGCATTAGGTGGTTCCAAAAAGGTGCTGTCAAAGCCTGCTGTATCACCAAAGTTTTCTTCAGTGCGCTCTTCAACTACAAGTAATATGCCTTCGACAAGGTCCTCTACTTCAAGCGACAACTCTATTAGCACATCCTCTGGGAATGCTGCTAAGCCTACACTTAAGGCTGCAAGAAGAAATCTAGGCAAAAGCAGCACCAATAGTCCTGGCCACTCTGGCTCCATCCCTAGAACTCCATCAAGAGCTCTACCAAAGAACAAACTGCCAGCCTCTAATCTTTCGGCTTATCTCAAGTCTACAAAGCTCTCCACAAGTGTCTCACCAGCCAGTTCAATTAGTGAATGGTCTTCAATGTCATCCCTACGATCTAGTTACTCAAGGAGCAGCATAGATACCAGTTCTTGTAGGTCAGTGGATGGTGAAAACATGCGTTCGGATCCAAGGTGTAAGGTAGCTGGTCAAATGGCTGAAAGAAAAGGAAACCATGGAGCAATTTCATCAAGCAACACTCCTAAAAAATCCACATCAACATCTGGTATCCTTCAGGCTCCTATGAAACCATCTGATACCCTTCAGGCTCCTACGAAATTATCAGGATTACGATTGCCATCACCCAAAATTGGCTTTTTTGATGGGGTTAGTAATTGCCTCTTAAACATTTCTTAACATTAATGACCTCTAGTTGCTGCTTATGTCATGTAATTTGCTTACAATTGTTTCCTATTAGAGCActtcaaaattttcttttttcggtTCAGTTTCTTATCTATTTGCTATGTCTTTCATCTGCAGTCATCGTCTCGTACTCCTGGTAGACATAACCGCTCTCCCTCTGTCTTGTACCCTGTGATTCCCAAGAATGCACCAACTGCATCCACTCCAACTCGAAGCTCAAATGGAAAACTGAAGAGTTCAAACATACCAATGGCTAGAATGTCAAATTCTTTGACAAGCATAAAGTCTCCAAAGGCTGTATCTGTTGCCTCCTCACAAGAAAAGTCATGTGCATTCGTAAAACCATATAGTGTTTCAACGGGTGTAACTGATACTTCTAGCTTGTCTGATGGGGTGAAAGTCATGCGCACTGCTGATGACACTGACAACTTAGGGGATTTGAGTTTGCCTAAAAACATGACATTTGGGGATATCACTGCTGCTACAAGTGAAGGTAACAATGCTTATGCGTCAGAATATATCAGTCAAATTAGGGATAATCTGGTTATGAAGGACGAGCTTAAGAAGAACTTGGTTCCTACTCCTGAAGCAGTAAAGGAAGATGGAGATCCTGCTACCTATCCAGGGGATGGGTTAACAGGAGACAAGACAGGCACATGTGAAAAAAATCTGGAGCCAAATTCTCAGCTTCTTAGTGATATATCAGAATGTGCACTCTCTTCTACTGCAGCTACCTCTGAGGCTGCAGCTTGTGGATCACCTACTACTCCCAAGAATAGCGAATGTGTTGATAATCCAAAGGAGCTGGTTATTCCGGTTGCAGTTGCAGAAAATGTAGGCGTTGCATTGCCTTCTTCAGGCTCAGAAAATATTATTCAAACTAAGGATGGCCTGATCAATTGCGAGCTTAAGAAGAATTTGATTCCAACCTCTGGAGCAACAGAAAAGGAAATGTTCCTACGAAATTTGAAGTGGGAGGAGGATCGACAGAAGACAAGCAAGGCATATATAACAAAAACCAGGAGCTGAATTGTCAACTTGTTAGTGATACATCAGAATGTGAACTGTCACCTACTGCAGATGAGGCTGCAGTACACAGAACCCCGTTTGCTCTAAAGAATCTCTCCAACTGTATAAAATGTGCTGGTAAGCCTACAGAGGCGGCTATCCAGATTGCAATAGCAGAGAATGTATTGCCTTGTTCTGAAGATAAAGAGAATAGCTAACCTACACTTCACATAAGCTGTCCTCAACTAATGTAGCTCAATCAGATTCAGCGAAGGTTGCTCATGAAGCCATATTGTTCGACATCTCCCTCAAGAAGAGCAGACGCAAATGGAAGGATATTGACACATTGTTCTATTTATGAGAAGCATTTGCTCAACATCtcatatttttccttttttcctgTGTACTCGTAAGTCTTAGATACAAACTTGATGTTGTTTAAACATTGTATATACGATTTACAACACATAATCAATTTGGATGCAATTCCAACACAGCTGTTGGGGAGATTTGGTTGCGAATGTTTCATGGATTCTATGTTACTTTTGAAGTTTTGAATGCACTGATCTATTGTTCATAACACCGTCGTGTGTTTGTGCATGCACAAAATTCTCGGCTGTAAAGTTCCCACACTAGTTTAACGTGAggttttttaaactttttttactTTCACTTGATTATTCAACCTTATATATATCTTTATATTTAGGCTATTCAGTTTACAAGATTATAACTCGAAATTAAATACGTAGTGTGTTTGATCCTAGATATATAATCAATGATAATTAGTCAAAGTCATCCCCTCTAACTAAAATATGTAGTGTATTTGtttcataagattgaatctcacaacttaatccttaAATATATAGTGCATTTGTTTCATAAGATTAattcccacaacttaatccttgATATATAGTcaatgataattagtcatagtagCAGCATTAAGGATGATAAAAGATGAGAGAAGAGCGCATTTTTATTGTCATTTTAAATCATAAAACTTGTAGAAACTGTAACAGAAAACTCATAAGCTtattttaaagtaattaaaCTTGACACTGAAATGGAAAACTGGTCtgaattatttgaaaaatatttcacAATCTAATGTCTAATTCCATTCACGGGAATTCGAAGAATTCTTTAGTAtgttaaaaaatatttgaaactaATAATACCCGATAAATTCACTGAGCACTTGTTCATTAACTATTACACATAACAAAAACAGAGGTTTTGACATTAATTAAAGAAAGAAGAACAAAAGGATGAGCAAAAACAAAGTTTCAGCCATGGATCAAAACTTAAGAAGCAAAATCGCTCTAAGACCTAGGCTTCTCTTTCTTCTCCTTGAAAAGGGCAAGGAGGGAAACACCTGATACTTTCACAACCTTAAATCTAACACCGGGAATATCTCCAACGGCATGACCCTTTCGTCCGAATCCGGCAATCAATACTTCATCCTGTAagcagaaaggaaaaaaatgttGCAAGTTTAGTTCAAGAATATGAAGAACAATGAGAATCCACAAAACTATAGTAACTGCCAATTGGAACCCACATTTTCTTCGATGTAGTTCAGGCAACCATCGTTAGGGACGAAAGCGGCAATCTTCTTTCCATTCTTAATGAGCTGA
This genomic interval from Salvia splendens isolate huo1 chromosome 13, SspV2, whole genome shotgun sequence contains the following:
- the LOC121760757 gene encoding nuclear pore complex protein DDB_G0274915-like yields the protein MEIGGCQEIDLQLEADDLIGNFQFPETLDANKEVNSVGIDVNGRLPELHESTEPERNQRNGRHNLRKSLAWDPAFSTNEGVLDPEEMSSMITKSDKNEKHILPGIQEELTGSTESISTLRSDSLILESNDDDLFLDIRASIQRSSKKAPNLINSSSKIAAMVLNGPAISSPKKEDVVSKNKCQKPGVKKTTGLQTVRMSKSQLKPIGKLASGRSIKPDSVQSQAGSIGKSGETNSVVSKPLKTISSYVPSSTAAKRESLGIGRLKPECGSSKSGETNSVVPKRLKTVSSYVPSSTAAKREFLGIGRLKPECGSSKQESVSGKVTQLHKVSALGGSKKVLSKPAVSPKFSSVRSSTTSNMPSTRSSTSSDNSISTSSGNAAKPTLKAARRNLGKSSTNSPGHSGSIPRTPSRALPKNKLPASNLSAYLKSTKLSTSVSPASSISEWSSMSSLRSSYSRSSIDTSSCRSVDGENMRSDPRCKVAGQMAERKGNHGAISSSNTPKKSTSTSGILQAPMKPSDTLQAPTKLSGLRLPSPKIGFFDGSSSRTPGRHNRSPSVLYPVIPKNAPTASTPTRSSNGKLKSSNIPMARMSNSLTSIKSPKAVSVASSQEKSCAFVKPYSVSTGVTDTSSLSDGVKVMRTADDTDNLGDLSLPKNMTFGDITAATSEGNNAYASEYISQIRDNLVMKDELKKNLVPTPEAVKEDGDPATYPGDGLTGDKTGTCEKNLEPNSQLLSDISECALSSTAATSEAAACGSPTTPKNSECVDNPKELVIPVAVAENVGVALPSSGSENIIQTKDGLINCELKKNLIPTSGATEKEMFLRNLKWEEDRQKTSKAYITKTRS
- the LOC121760023 gene encoding 40S ribosomal protein S23 — its product is MGKTRGMGAGRKLKSHRRTQRWADKSYKKSHLGNEWKKPFAGSSHAKGIVLEKIGIEAKQPNSAIRKCARVQLIKNGKKIAAFVPNDGCLNYIEENDEVLIAGFGRKGHAVGDIPGVRFKVVKVSGVSLLALFKEKKEKPRS